A window of the Brassica oleracea var. oleracea cultivar TO1000 chromosome C1, BOL, whole genome shotgun sequence genome harbors these coding sequences:
- the LOC106332391 gene encoding uncharacterized protein LOC106332391, with protein sequence MSRVVVTEMGPTMGRVDSMEQTLQTMQGQLNSIFARWEQKAKAKEEEQRRLMEKARGKSHVSDETRSEGKIGQHKHLEDGEQSLLVDQTPIDSRGDESGVRRAQRRGSRFHDDYDDDRGRSLTRRLELPLFDGENADSWALKVEQYFEIREYSEEEKLRNVRTCFDGEALLWYRWERDRNPFRSWNQMKYQVLEQYSSNKDTSAGERLLTLRQTGTVREYCSDFKNLAMNAPELMEEVLELAFIVGLNTKIRAGVKLFEPRGLQKLMETVTKVEDWSSEGESSPPKGGRSNSLGLSTTSPKPNSGVQTTTPNRSKPGPVSTNPNNRSGGRATTTLGRLKPPFRRLTPEEVAKWQAEGLCFKCDEKWHRNHLCSKQELTVLVTRDDGSETELLEEPCELEEEEEVEAVVAEVSINSLVGLTSPKTMKLKGKIGTEEVVVLIDSGASHNFISEGLVKRLKLETCSTAKYGVLVAGGVKVQGRGVIEEVVWCFHHVRSLPASYHWNWALQMSFWESSGWIPWVRCVLTGSFSG encoded by the coding sequence ATGAGCAGGGTTGTTGTAACCGAGATGGGTCCAACGATGGGAAGGGTAGACTCGATGGAACAAACGCTTCAAACGATGCAAGGACAGCTTAACAGCATCTTTGCTCGTTGGGAGCAGAAGGCGAAGGCCAAGGAGGAAGAACAACGGAGGTTGATGGAAAAAGCCCGCGGTAAGAGCCACGTCAGTGACGAGACTCGATCCGAGGGCAAGATCGGTCAACACAAACACCTGGAGGACGGTGAGCAGAGCCTTCTGGTGGACCAAACTCCGATCGACAGTCGCGGCGATGAATCAGGGGTCCGACGTGCACAGAGGCGTGGATCTCGGTTTCACGATGACTACGACGACGACAGAGGACGGTCTCTAACACGGAGGTTGGAGCTGCCTCTGTTCGACGGAGAGAACGCTGACAGCTGGGCTCTCAAGGTCGAACAATACTTTGAAATCCGCGAGTACTCGGAGGAGGAGAAGCTACGCAACGTGAGGACATGCTTCGACGGTGAGGCCTTGCTGTGGTACCGTTGGGAGCGTGATCGGAACCCATTTCGTAGCTGGAACCAGATGAAATATCAGGTACTGGAGCAGTACTCGTCCAACAAGGACACCTCCGCCGGCGAAAGGTTACTGACATTGCGACAAACTGGCACCGTCCGGGAATACTGTAGCGATTTCAAAAACCTCGCCATGAACGCACCAGAGTTAATGGAGGAGGTCTTGGAACTGGCGTTCATCGTTGGGTTGAATACGAAGATCCGCGCCGGCGTGAAGTTGTTTGAACCGCGCGGATTGCAAAAACTGATGGAGACGGTGACGAAGGTGGAGGACTGGTCCAGCGAGGGCGAGTCATCGCCGCCTAAGGGAGGACGCTCGAATAGTTTGGGCCTTTCGACCACGTCACCAAAGCCCAACTCGGGGGTCCAAACTACAACACCAAATCGTTCGAAGCCTGGCCCAGTTTCGACAAACCCTAATAATCGAAGCGGGGGTCGCGCGACGACGACTCTTGGGCGTTTGAAACCACCGTTTCGGCGTCTAACACCGGAGGAAGTGGCGAAATGGCAGGCGGAGGGACTATGCTTTAAGTGCGATGAGAAGTGGCATCGTAATCACCTTTGTTCCAAACAGGAGCTGACTGTGTTAGTCACTCGTGACGATGGTTCTGAGACAGAGCTATTGGAGGAGCCTTGCGAGCTAGAGGAGGAGGAGGAGGTTGAAGCGGTTGTGGCAGAGGTTTCAATCAACTCTCTGGTAGGGCTGACATCTCCGAAGACAATGAAATTGAAGGGGAAGATCGGCACAGAAGAGGTGGTGGTGCTGATTGATAGCGGTGCTTCCCACAATTTCATCTCGGAGGGGTTAGTTAAGCGTTTGAAGTTGGAGACATGTAGTACGGCGAAGTATGGGGTCTTAGTCGCAGGCGGAGTCAAAGTTCAAGGCAGAGGAGTGATTGAAGAAGTTGTCTGGTGCTTCCACCATGTACGATCTTTACCAGCTTCTTACCATTGGAACTGGGCATTGCAGATGTCATTCTGGGAGTCCAGTGGCTGGATACCTTGGGTGAGATGCGTGTTAACTGGAAGCTTCAGTGGATAA
- the LOC106332417 gene encoding uncharacterized protein LOC106332417 codes for MEDEPPPLILRRRSRRGTSSVTQSTQSTSPASSPVAATTPPAAPTPPAARTPPSVASGPSQSSRGGGLPTTMTVAELVRLPGRESLQRLDPNYLIVPNTTWFDLSGNGITNSLLRMEYTMLKRGYPTFYDMPAEDQELWFRQFAVYVLNF; via the exons ATGGA GGATGAACCACCTCCTCTTATACTTAGACGTCGTTCTCGCCGAGGTACTTCTTCAGTCACTCAGAGTACTCAGAGTACGTCACCCGCTAGTAGCCCAGTTGCAGCTACCACTCCTCCAGCAGCCCCCACCCCTCCAGCAGCCCGCACCCCCCCTTCTGTAGCTTCCGGCCCTTCTCAAAGTTCAAGAGGAGGAGGATTGCCTACTACGATGACTGTTGCGGAGTTAGTTAGGCTACCTGGCCGAGAATCGCTTCAGCGCCTTGATCCAAATTATCTTATTGTCCCAAACACCACTTG GTTTGATTTGTCTGGCAATGGTATCACCAACAGCCTTCTTAGGATGGAGTACACGATGCTAAAGCGTGGTTATCCAACTTTCTATGACATGCCTGCAGAAGATCAAGAACTCTGGTTTCGGCAATTTGCGGTATATGTTCTCAATTTTTAA